The Frankiales bacterium genome contains a region encoding:
- the guaA gene encoding glutamine-hydrolyzing GMP synthase has product MTIPPHRPVLVVDFGAQYAQLIARRVREARVYSEIVPSTMPVEEMLAKDPAAVILSGGPSSVYAEGAPQVDPALFATGVPTFGICYGFQAMAAALGGEVAQTGLSEFGRTTLTVTEPVSALFSGTPTEQLVWMSHGDSVRRAPAGFTVTAVTDGAPVAGFEDLTRRLAGVQFHPEVMHSEHGQKVLEHFLYSVAGIEPTWTASNVIEEQVEAVRAQVGDKLVICGLSGGVDSAVAAALVHRAVGDNLTCVFVDHGLLRKGEREQVENDYVAATGIRLKVVDASDRFLDALDGVEDPEEKRKTIGRLFIRVFEDAAREVVEEAGAHGQQVEFLVQGTLYPDVVESGGGTGTANIKSHHNVGGLPEDLQFSLVEPLRTLFKDEVRAVGTELGLPPEMVWRHPFPGPGLAIRIVGAVSRERLAVLREADAIVREETAAAGVDRSIWQLPVVLLADVRSVGVQGDGRTYGHPVVLRPVSSEDAMTADWSRLPYDLLARISTRITNEVREVNRVVLDITSKPPSTIEWE; this is encoded by the coding sequence GTGACCATCCCCCCGCACCGCCCGGTCCTCGTCGTCGACTTCGGGGCGCAGTACGCGCAGCTCATCGCGCGCCGGGTGCGCGAGGCCCGGGTCTACAGCGAGATCGTCCCGTCGACCATGCCGGTCGAGGAGATGCTCGCGAAGGACCCCGCGGCCGTGATCCTCTCCGGCGGGCCGTCGTCGGTCTACGCCGAGGGCGCCCCCCAGGTCGACCCCGCGCTGTTCGCCACGGGGGTGCCGACCTTCGGCATCTGCTACGGGTTCCAGGCCATGGCCGCGGCGCTCGGCGGCGAGGTCGCGCAGACCGGTCTCTCCGAGTTCGGGCGCACCACCCTCACGGTCACCGAGCCGGTGTCCGCGCTGTTCTCGGGGACGCCGACCGAGCAGCTCGTGTGGATGTCGCACGGCGACTCGGTACGCCGAGCGCCCGCCGGCTTCACGGTCACGGCCGTCACCGACGGCGCTCCCGTGGCCGGCTTCGAGGACCTCACCCGGCGGCTGGCCGGCGTGCAGTTCCACCCCGAGGTGATGCACTCCGAGCACGGCCAGAAGGTGCTCGAGCACTTCCTCTACTCCGTGGCCGGCATCGAGCCGACGTGGACGGCGTCCAACGTCATCGAGGAGCAGGTCGAGGCGGTCCGCGCGCAGGTGGGCGACAAGCTCGTGATCTGCGGGCTGTCCGGCGGCGTCGACTCCGCCGTGGCCGCCGCGCTCGTGCACCGCGCGGTCGGCGACAACCTCACGTGCGTCTTCGTCGACCACGGCCTGCTGCGCAAGGGCGAGCGCGAGCAGGTGGAGAACGACTACGTCGCGGCCACCGGCATCCGGCTCAAGGTCGTCGACGCCTCGGACCGCTTCCTCGACGCGCTCGACGGCGTCGAGGACCCGGAGGAGAAGCGCAAGACCATCGGGCGGCTGTTCATCCGGGTGTTCGAGGACGCCGCGCGCGAGGTGGTCGAGGAGGCCGGCGCGCACGGCCAGCAGGTGGAGTTCCTCGTGCAGGGCACGCTCTACCCCGACGTCGTCGAGTCCGGCGGCGGCACCGGCACCGCCAACATCAAGAGCCACCACAACGTGGGCGGCCTGCCCGAGGACCTCCAGTTCTCGCTCGTCGAGCCGCTGCGCACGCTGTTCAAGGACGAGGTGCGCGCCGTCGGCACGGAGCTGGGCCTGCCGCCGGAGATGGTGTGGCGCCACCCGTTCCCGGGCCCGGGCCTCGCGATCCGCATCGTGGGCGCCGTGTCGCGCGAGCGGCTCGCCGTGCTGCGCGAGGCCGACGCGATCGTGCGCGAGGAGACCGCGGCCGCCGGCGTCGACCGCTCGATCTGGCAGCTGCCGGTGGTGCTGCTCGCCGACGTCCGCTCGGTGGGCGTGCAGGGCGACGGCCGCACCTACGGGCACCCGGTCGTGCTGCGCCCGGTGTCGAGCGAGGACGCGATGACGGCCGACTGGTCGCGCCTGCCCTACGACCTGCTCGCGCGGATCTCGACCCGGATCACCAACGAGGTGCGCGAGGTCAACCGGGTGGTGCTCGACATCACGAGCAAGCCGCCCAGCACCATCGAGTGGGAGTGA
- a CDS encoding DUF4190 domain-containing protein translates to MRAGTSGPAPRGDAVSESDVPPERDPFVPPPPPPGYGGTPAPPPPPPYGAPPPPYGSPSPVYGTPPPPPAAGAVPPPTYPPAPGQPGAPAWGYAQPQNGPGTTALVTGILSLVCCGIILGIVAIVQGRKGMALADQGLATNRGTAQAGFVLGIIGLVLWAVWLVYLLASGSWSSSITSG, encoded by the coding sequence GTGCGCGCCGGGACGTCCGGCCCGGCACCTCGAGGTGATGCTGTGAGCGAGTCCGACGTCCCGCCCGAGCGCGACCCGTTCGTCCCGCCGCCGCCCCCTCCGGGCTATGGCGGCACCCCCGCCCCGCCGCCCCCTCCTCCCTACGGCGCGCCCCCGCCCCCGTATGGGAGCCCGTCCCCTGTCTACGGCACCCCACCGCCCCCGCCTGCCGCGGGCGCGGTCCCGCCGCCCACGTACCCGCCGGCGCCGGGGCAGCCCGGCGCGCCCGCCTGGGGCTACGCGCAGCCGCAGAACGGTCCGGGCACCACCGCGCTCGTCACCGGGATCCTGAGCCTGGTCTGCTGCGGGATCATCCTGGGGATCGTGGCGATCGTGCAGGGGCGCAAGGGGATGGCGCTGGCCGACCAGGGCCTGGCCACCAACCGCGGCACGGCCCAGGCCGGCTTCGTGCTGGGCATCATCGGCCTCGTGCTGTGGGCGGTATGGCTGGTGTACCTGCTCGCGAGCGGCAGCTGGTCCTCGTCGATCACGTCGGGCTGA